The following are encoded in a window of Trichomycterus rosablanca isolate fTriRos1 chromosome 13, fTriRos1.hap1, whole genome shotgun sequence genomic DNA:
- the fbxo30a gene encoding F-box only protein 30a codes for MDELHAHCQNCVNRRCMARPETGVSCDLVGCSLVCGAVFHLCKVEEHRLLCPYERVPCLNSGFGCPFTIKRIKMAQHLKICPASVVCCTMEWNRWPVSYADRKSYENLSKEVYDVEQLDMALALQDQRMLLESLKVTTTVAKTVDEENEGINPSIQDVELRNGLLEIHGEAFNELYKASVEKSRNLAAALDILSSANKGIDLIMENLSGANVDSNAACQRNGDFCMNEQIKESDTDSECELGAVGGVENLEDDGTEWKADLSTDEEEEMNVNINGSEQALCNGFINVGGHGHVRLEMQREINIGSSDIRPMLPHHSMAREQEIPPSPPLPLPHPMPLPDLVQNNVLQQLPVEIEDRWLERKLQNLQVLRGMSMFTYNGRKTLLSNPYLLRAKMEDKAVDTSDLEVLDDPIGLHGIDLITAALLFCLGDSPGGRGISDSRFVDGYRIDFGTQTFSFPSAILATNTMVGDIASASACDHASPQLSNPSPFHTLRLDLVLECVARYQTKQRSMFTFVCGQLFRRDEFSSHFKNVHGDIHAGLNGWMEHRCPLAFYGCTFSQRRFCPSVQGSRIIHDRYLGSFGVQSGLATRPGEKLCQYGSHCDHLSSLPFELLQHVASFLDGFTLCQLSRVSRRMRDVCASLLKSRGMVVLLWAKIRHADGSSSWQIYDKVWRFSTAFGTVNEWKFANISSMADHLKTCKYNTVARREDAVPLPCMSHTRELTKEGCSMCSVLRPLL; via the exons ATGGATGAACTACATGCTCATTGCCAGAATTGTGTAAACAGACGATGTATGGCGAGACCAGAAACTGGTGTTTCATGTGACCTTGTGGGTTGTTCTCTTGTATGTGGAGCAGTTTTCCACTTATGTAAAGTAGAGGAACATCGCCTACTGTGCCCTTATGAAAGAGTGCCTTGCCTTAATAGTGGATTTGGATGCCCCTTTACaattaaaagaattaaaatgGCACAGCACCTGAAAATATGTCCGGCAAGTGTTGTGTGCTGCACAATGGAATGGAACCGGTGGCCTGTGAGCTACGCAGATCGCAAGTCTTATGAGAACTTGAGTAAGGAGGTCTATGATGTGGAACAATTAGATATGGCATTGGCATTACAAGATCAACGCATGTTGCTTGAGTctcttaaagtgacaaccacaGTGGCTAAAACTGTAGATGAGGAAAATGAAGGGATAAACCCAAGCATCCAGGATGTGGAATTAAGAAATGGACTTCTTGAAATTCATGGGGAGGCATTTAATGAACTTTACAAGGCTTCAGTAGAGAAAAGCAGAAATTTAGCAGCAGCTTTGGATATTCTCAGCAGTGCAAACAAAGGTATTGACTTGATTATGGAAAACCTCAGTGGTGCAAATGTTGATTCAAATGCAGCTTGTCAGAGGAATGGGGATTTCTGTATGAATGagcaaataaaagaaagtgacACAGACTCAGAGTGTGAGCTGGGTGCTGTAGGTGGGGTAGAAAATCTTGAAGATGATGGGACGGAGTGGAAGGCAGATCTGTCCACTGATGAGGAGGAGGAAATGAATGTCAATATTAATGGCAGTGAACAAGCTCTGTGTAATGGATTTATTAATGTAGGGGGTCATGGTCATGTCAGACTTGAAATGCAGAGAGAGATAAATATTGGTTCTTCAGACATTCGGCCAATGTTGCCTCATCATTCCATGGCACGGGAACAAGAGATACCCCCATCGCCACCTCTACCACTTCCTCATCCCATGCCTCTGCCTGATTTAGtacaaaacaatgttttacaGCAGCTGCCTGTTGAAATTGAAGACCGGTGGCTGGAGCGTAAACTTCAGAACCTACAAGTGCTTCGAGGTATGAGTATGTTTACATATAATGGAAGGAAAACTCTTCTGTCCAATCCCTATTTGCTTCGGGCTAAAATggaggataaagcagtggacACTTCAGACTTAGAGGTTTTGGACGATCCAATAGGCCTACATGGTATTGACTTAATTACTGCTGCATTACTTTTCTGTCTTGGTGACTCTCCGGGAGGCAGAGGCATTTCTGACAGCCGCTTTGTGGATGGATATCGAATTGACTTTGGCACACAGACTTTTTCCTTTCCCTCTGCTATACTGGCCACTAACACCATGGTGGGTGACATTGCCTCTGCGTCTGCCTGTGACCATGCCAGCCCACAGCTGTCCAACCCCAGCCCTTTCCACACACTCAGACTGGACCTTGTGCTAGAGTGTGTGGCTCGCTACCAGACCAAGCAGCGCTCcatgttcacatttgtttgtgGGCAGCTGTTTCGCCGGGATGAGTTCTCGtctcattttaaaaatgttcatgGTGACATTCATGCTGgcctgaatggatggatggaacacAGGTGCCCTTTGGCATTCTATGGCTGTACTTTCTCCCAGAGAAGATTTTGTCCAAGTGTGCAAGGCTCAAGAATCATTCATGACCGCTACCTGGGCTCATTTGGTGTTCAGTCTGGCTTAGCCACACGACCAGGTGAGAAACTCTGCCAATACGGATCCCACTGTGACCACCTTAGTAGCTTGCCCTTTGAGCTACTGCAGCATGTTGCAAGCTTTTTGGATGGCTTTACTCTGTGTCAGCTGTCCCGGGTGTCTCGTAGGATGAGGGATGTTTGTGCCAGTCTGCTAAAATCTCGTGGTATGGTGGTCTTGCTCTGGGCAAAGATTAGACATGCAGATGGATCCTCATCTTGGCAGATTTATGACAAG GTATGGAGATTTAGCACAGCTTTTGGAACGGTAAATGAGTGGAAATTTGCCAACATCTCCAGCATGGCTGACCacctaaagacatgcaagtacaATACAGTGGCTCGACGAGAGGATGCTGTGCCTCTTCCATGCATGAGTCACACAAGAGAACTGACTAAAGAGGGCTGCTCAATGTGCTCTGTGCTCAGACCCCTGTTATAG
- the stx11a gene encoding syntaxin-11a: MKDRLCNLNDLASKIPQEECSFENGNAVDNGDLEQHAVVFEGEDIMDNVFKEAQAMHKKIAHLRMEVKRLGKQNTRFLVSVRRFSSIKRDSNAIARNIKAEGEKLYARLQQMEAQCKELEEKQGSHSALVRMVHSQYTSLTHTFHEAMSEYNEAEMEQRENCKIRIQRQAEIMGKDVTSDQIEQMIETGKWNVFSDDLVTDERAYRSALHEIEDRHKELLELESRIRDIHDLFFQLALLVEQQGTMIDNIEANVSATQEFVGRATVEIKKAVKYKKKNPCRQLFCCCFPCCNK; encoded by the coding sequence ATGAAGGACAGATTGTGTAACCTGAATGATTTGGCATCTAAAATTCCTCAAGAGGAGTGTAGTTTTGAGAATGGAAATGCCGTAGACAATGGTGATTTGGAGCAGCATGCAGTGGTGTTTGAGGGTGAGGACATCATGGACAATGTCTTTAAAGAGGCCCAGGCAATGCACAAAAAGATAGCTCACCTCAGAATGGAGGTGAAGAGGCTGGGCAAGCAGAACACACGTTTTCTTGTCTCAGTCCGACGCTTTAGCAGCATCAAGCGTGACTCTAATGCCATAGCACGCAATATTAAAGCCGAGGGCGAGAAGCTCTATGCAAGGCTACAGCAGATGGAAGCTCAGTGCAAAGAACTGGAGGAGAAACAAGGGTCCCACTCTGCGTTGGTCCGCATGGTGCACTCCCAGTACACCTCTTTAACTCATACCTTCCATGAGGCTATGTCCGAGTACAATGAGGCAGAAATGGAACAGAGGGAAAACTGCAAGATACGCATTCAGCGACAGGCAGAGATCATGGGCAAGGATGTGACTAGTGATCAGATTGAACAAATGATTGAGACTGGTAAGTGGAACGTCTTCTCAGATGACCTGGTCACAGACGAGCGAGCTTACCGCTCAGCACTTCATGAGATCGAGGATCGCCACAAAGAGCTTCTGGAGCTGGAGAGTCGCATTCGGGACATTCATGATCTTTTTTTTCAACTGGCTCTGCTGGTGGAGCAGCAAGGGACTATGATAGACAACATTGAAGCCAACGTGTCTGCAACACAAGAATTTGTGGGCAGAGCTACAGTCGAGATTAAGAAGGCTGTGAAATATAAGAAGAAGAATCCATGCAGACAGctcttctgttgctgctttCCATGTTGCAATAAGTGA
- the akap12a gene encoding A-kinase anchor protein 12 encodes MGTSSSSSAQLDSASEGDEEQHAGQNRETEQDTAQEEPQNNGQISSLCQKPNNQAVKLNDQCEERVPKDVEPACVTRKEDAPDTNKCPQEQDVFQESNEDLNNDDATVKEENEVNNIVIDTEFGFKKIFKFGEFKFTLMKDNNDRTDAEESTTNEQIKEVPSATEDSTISIEASPLNTNKQKSEEMQKDSIRGDANDEVKVGKFLISEHTEEITSVKGLMEDVSQDPDPEVALSPVKRFFTQGIWSNLRKRRKEEAAALKESNEDELKRFDKETNEAQSGSVQEDNTCVCLDISHITSEEGKDLQITKRDDIKPLAEKELFNHLEQDVVQTSPFKRLLRKISTRRNKETKPVETDLTGESGENVNENLQSQTDGIKLQDTNEKTNGREQKHSDEELITSHEEKKRSDSIISWESLKCGGSFKKRSRKTSDSEDESQDKEDKPRTTTESPLESSTEGDYNYHTSLNEQTGSSAEDEGSTWKNLKKLVTPKRKSRLEESGSSEQIPSDTEIFMDESSCSLKKLILGHKKLKYDVQKDITSSEGLSKGTETDNKEDETPVIVPLSEYEIVEPESLQVMVTKTLKIPVVTEKEIHFMTEEEKTRQTKVFVKPLYSSGPSIVPIFSDITDDLTEFISKHQQLSDIPEEGIIEESLVTPASFTEWMTQDDTLAEELVDMTADAVTAREHASEDFNGDETSEMVSAVSQLTESPKTSGNVTPVSREYYVSEADLILQETFETICTTPSSQSIAINEKVPEALAMSVSPCITDLITRTETKVFVIHEKKEATSICTGLASKEIGVVQKVIPMISLEGLLEISEAVPTDLVSEHFPKKSKAPEMATDEVYEAESKELEIKYYEAFSVKQNTTDVEALTPDSSLNKALEITEDVAEVAIDEDIKLVAHNVVAPLPNSTLNESSKMTEDVVKLTLAENVKLVANNIVALVPETTLNQESEITGDVQVAFSEDVELVKQDVVASVPDTLNEASKNTKDAVQETQAVDVESVAHNNVAAVPKSTLNEASEIKDNVVQLILAEHTDLLAHNTLTSVSDDTLNEVSLTKPVELQGHNVVVTDPDSTSEMTDNVQVTLAEHDELLAHSAVELVDISTLKEALDIAEDIVQIPQVEYTGSVIHNDGKAVPERMLHEASDTIDVQGTLTEPANLLAHSVVLSVTDSTLNEGLDIIEGFVQVPQTEDVCSDVVSVPGNILNNDPDMADDVQVTLGGDVNMDVVQVPQLEYTEAAIHSDEEAMLDSMSETSEMIDDGQITQPEAVKVIELNIKASNAVTQSTKSMKTDSAETEDVGGPYVDDKFMTLDTPLEDMMEHTKEAKSESEIAKETQESLQTLQTEPQNDTKQLQMKIISSQIVESKASESSCKEAMVLTEASEEKGTNVTTVGAEVTESSLDIPKPGEVTSQTASVTELQETSELKTNNVMEICVEESNDEQTPAGISVKEDIELKSSVFTTTINTVVQTPQVKQTTVVSATQMTAEVQQIKEMKHKIPDADILNASNRKSEKPTVAFFTQLSTPTVTPTMQTPIMILADEMPLEVQKQTVVPTVQTLAVNVAVNEAEKAFAEPEVKKKPLEEADKENIEIKQTYLMEQQVKLTEATEDLIQTIESTANYKGDTNDFQSTSEAFKQHFISMVKASESLLVDDDVWEDAIDNINECSAKK; translated from the exons ATGGGAacatcatcgtcatcatcagcTCAGCTGGACAGCGCCAGTGAAGGAGATGAAGAACAGCACGCAGGACAgaacagagagacagaacagGACACCGCTCAAGAAGAG CCACAGAATAATGGACAAATCTCAAGCCTATGTCAAAAACCTAATAACCAGGCTGTTAAGTTAAATGACCAATGTGAGGAGAGGGTTCCTAAAGATG TTGAACCTGCGTGTGTAACACGGAAAGAAGATGCTCCTGATACAAATAAGTGTCCTCAAGAACAAGATGTTTTTCAAGAAAGCAATGAAGACTTGAACAACGACGATGCAACAGTAAAAGAGGAAAATGAGGTCAACAATATAGTAATTGACACTGAATttggttttaaaaaaatctttaaatttGGTGAGTTTAAATTCACTTTGATGAAAGATAACAATGACAGAACTGATGCAGAGGAGTCAACCACAAATGAGCAGATTAAAGAAGTTCCAAGTGCCACTGAGGATTCCACGATCTCCATAGAAGCAAGTCCTCTTAACACAAATAAACAGAAGTCAGAAGAGATGCAAAAGGATTCAATAAGAGGTGATGCAAATGATGAAGTAAAGGTTGGTAAATTTTTGATTTCAGAACACACTGAGGAAATCACTTCTGTTAAAGGACTGATGGAGGATGTCTCACAAGATCCTGATCCTGAGGTAGCCTTGTCTCCAGTTAAGCGATTTTTCACTCAGGGAATTTGGTCTAAtttaagaaaaagaagaaaagaggaGGCGGCAGCACTGAAAGAAAGTAATGAAGATGAACTTAAAAGATTTGATAAAGAGACTAATGAGGCACAGAGTGGGTCTGTACAGGAAGACAATACCTGTGTATGTCTTGACATCTCTCATATTACATCTGAAGAAGGTAAAGATTTACAAATAACTAAAAGAGACGACATTAAGCCTTTAGCTGAGAAAGAGCTATTTAATCATCTAGAACAAGATGTGGTACAAACAAGTCCATTCAAGAGGCTTTTAAGAAAAATTTCCACAagaagaaataaagaaacaaaaccTGTGGAAACGGACCTGACAGGAGAGTCAGGAGAGAATGTTAATGAAAATCTTCAGTCACAGACAGATGGAATCAAGCTTCAAGACACAAATGAAAAAACAAATGGAAGAGAACAAAAGCATAGTGACGAGGAGCTAATCACAAgccatgaagaaaaaaaaaggtcagACTCAATTATTTCCTGGGAATCCCTAAAATGTGGTGGATCTTTTAAAAAACGAAGCAGAAAAACATCAGACTCTGAAGACGAATCACAAGATAAAGAAGATAAGCCAAGAACTACAACTGAATCACCACTTGAAAGTTCTACTGAAGGTGATTACAATTATCATACATCATTGAATGAACAAACTGGAAGTTCAGCAGAGGATGAAGGTTCCACATGGAAAAATCTTAAAAAGCTAGTTACCCCAAAACGAAAGAGCAGGTTGGAAGAAAGTGGTTCATCTGAGCAGATACCCTCAGACACAGAGATTTTCATGGATGAATCTTCatgttctttaaaaaaactTATCTTAGGGCATAAAAAGTTAAAGTATGATGTGCAAAAAGATATCACATCATCTGAAGGTCTGAGTAAAGGCACTGAAACAGACAATAAGGAAGATGAAACACCAGTAATTGTGCCGCTTTCTGAATATGAAATAGTTGAACCTGAAAGCTTGCAAGTGATGGTTACGAAGACACTTAAAATTCCAGTAGTAACAGAGAAAGAGATACATTTCATGactgaagaagaaaaaacaagacaaacaaaGGTTTTTGTGAAACCCTTATATTCTTCTGGGCCATCAATTGTACCCATTTTCTCAGATATTACTGATGACCTGACCGAGTTCATTAGCAAACATCAGCAGCTTAGTGATATTCCAGAGGAAGGGATTATTGAGGAAAGTTTAGTAACACCAGCATCCTTTACTGAGTGGATGACTCAAGATGACACATTAGCTGAAGAATTAGTAGATATGACAGCCGATGCAGTCACTGCCCGTGAACATGCGAGTGAAGATTTTAATGGGGATGAAACTTCTGAAATGGTATCAGCAGTCTCCCAGCTAACAGAGTCCCCCAAAACATCTGGAAATGTAACCCCAGTATCACGTGAATACTATGTCAGTGAAGCAGATTTAATTCTTCAGGAAACCTTTGAAACCATCTGCACGACTCCAAGTTCTCAGTCTATTGCTATAAATGAAAAAGTCCCAGAAGCTCTGGCAATGTCAGTTTCACCATGTATTACAGACTTAATTACAAGAACTGAAACCAAAGTTTTTGTTATCCATGAAAAAAAGGAAGCTACATCCATCTGCACAGGACTTGCTTCTAAGGAAATTGGCGTTGTTCAAAAAGTTATCCCTATGATCTCACTGGAAGGATTATTGGAAATCAGTGAAGCTGTACCAACAGATTTGGTCTCTGAGCACTTTCCTAAAAAATCGAAGGCACCAGAAATGGCAACAGATGAAGTCTATGAAGCTGAAAGTAAAGaacttgaaataaaatattatgaaGCATTTTCAGTGAAGCAAAACACAACA GATGTTGAAGCATTAACACCTGATAGTTCATTAAATAAAGCATTAGAAATCACAGAGGATGTTGCTGAAGTTGCTATAGATGAGGATATTAAGTTGGTAGCACATAATGTTGTAGCACCACTGCCTAATAGTACTTTAAATGAATCATCAAAAATGACTGAGGATGTTGTTAAACTCACTTTAGCTGAGAATGTCAAGCTGGTAGCCAATAATATTGTAGCTCTAGTGCCTGAAACTACTTTAAATCAAGAATCAGAAATCACAGGTGATGTTCAAGTTGCTTTTTCCGAAGATGTTGAATTGGTGAAACAAGATGTTGTAGCATCAGTACCTGATACTTTAAATGAAGCATCCAAAAACACAAAGGATGCTGTTCAAGAAACTCAGGCTGTGGATGTTGAGTCAGTAGCACATAATAATGTAGCAGCAGTGCCTAAAAGTACTTTAAATGAGGCATCAGAAATCAAAGATAATGTTGTACAATTAATTTTAGCTGAACACACTGATTTGCTAGCACACAATACCCTAACATCTGTGTCAGATGACACTTTAAATGAAGTCAGTCTTACCAAACCTGTAGAGTTGCAAGGACACAATGTTGTAGTAACAGATCCTGACAGTACTTCAGAAATGACAGATAATGTTCAAGTCACTCTAGCTGAACATGATGAGTTGCTAGCACACAGTGCTGTAGAATTAGTGGATATTAGTACTTTAAAAGAAGCATTAGATATTGCAGAGGATATAGTTCAAATCCCTCAGGTGGAATATACTGGGTCAGTAATACACAATGATGGAAAAGCAGTGCCTGAAAGAATGTTACATGAAGCATCAGACACTATAGATGTTCAAGGCACTCTAACTGAACCTGCTAACTTACTAGCACACAGTGTTGTGTTGTCAGTGACTGATAGTACTTTAAATGAAGGATTAGATATTATAGAGGGTTTTGTTCAAGTTCCTCAAACTGAAGATGTTTGTAGTGATGTAGTATCTGTACCAggcaacattttaaataatgatcCAGATATGGCAGATGATGTACAAGTCACTTTAGGTGGAGATGTTAACATGGATGTAGTTCAAGTACCCCAACTGGAATATACTGAGGCAGCAATACACAGTGATGAAGAAGCAATGTTGGACAGCATGTCAGAAACATCAGAAATGATAGATGATGGTCAAATCACTCAACCTGAAGCAGTCAAGGTGATAGAACTCAATATTAAGGCATCAAATGCAGTTACACAGTCTACCAAGTCTATGAAAACTGACTCAGCAGAGACAGAGGATGTAGGAGGACCGTATGTAGATGATAAATTCATGACGTTGGACACACCTTTAGAGGACATGATGGAACACACAAAGGAAGCAAAGTCTGAGTCTGAAATTGCTAAAGAAACACAAGAAAGTTTACAGACATTACAGACTGAACCTCAAAATGACACAAAACAACTACAGATGAAGATAATATCCTCACAAATTGTGGAGAGTAAAGCTAGTGAATCAAGTTGCAAGGAAGCCATGGTGTTGACTGAGGCATCAGAAGAGAAAGGCACAAATGTGACAACAGTTGGGGCTGAGGTAACAGAATCAAGTTTAGATATCCCAAAACCAGGAGAGGTAACATCACAAACAGCCAGTGTTACTGAACTACAAGAAACTTCAGAACTTAAAACCAACAATGTAATGgaaatatgtgtggaagagagcAATGATGAACAGACCCCTGCTGGAATCTCGGTTAAAGAAGACATAGAACTGAAATCCTCTGTTTTTACCACCacaataaatacagtggtacaaaCACCACAAGTTAAGCAAACAACAGTGGTCTCAGCAACACAAATGACAGCTGAAGTTCAACAAATAAAGGAAATGAAACATAAGATACCAGATGCAGATATACTTAATGCATCAAACAGAAAAAGTGAGAAACCAACAGTAGCTTTTTTCACACAACTATCAACACCAACAGTGACCCCAACGATGCAAACACCAATAATGATTCTAGCAGATGAAATGCCTTTAGAGGTGCAAAAGCAAACAGTGGTTCCCACTGTACAAACACTGGCAGTCAATGTTGCTGTAAATGAAGCAGAAAAAGCATTTGCAGAACCAGAAGTAAAGAAAAAGCCCTTGGAGGAAGCCGATAAAGAGAACATTGAGATTAAACAAACATATCTGATGGAGCAACAAGTAAAATTAACTGAAGCAACTGAAGATCTAATTCAGACGATAGAAAGTACTGCAAATTACAAAGGGGACACTAATGACTTTCAATCAACAAGTGAAGCATTTAAACAGCATTTTATCTCCATGGTAAAGGCATCAGAATCCCTATTAGTAGACGATGATGTATGGGAGGATGCTATAGATAATATTAATGAGTGTTCAGCCAAAAAATAA